The Synechococcus sp. HK05 region GACAGCTTCATCGGCGGGCTGCACAGCATCTACAACGACCTCGAACCACCACCCTCCAGCTATCGCGGTGCTTACAGCATCTCGATGGGCCAACAGATCCGTTACTACCTGCCCCGCATCCGCATGGTGATGGGGCTGCGGCGTGATGGGCGCCTGGAGGTGTTGATGAGCCGCGACGGCCTCACGCTGGAGCAAACCAAGGCCCTGGCCCGTCGGCGCGGCCTGCAGGCCGCTTACCTGCCCGACCATGCCTCCAAAAGCCGGTTGATTATCCCCGGCGTGAAGGGCTTCACCGAGGACGACGCCAACTGGATCAGCGGCGGTGCCACCAGCTTTGTGCACGTGCCCTACATGCTGCGCATCAGCCAGCGCGCCACGCCCCTGCAGGGCAACCTGATGGAGGCAATCGCGAGCCGAAGCCGCAAACGGAGCTGCGGGAATCCGCTGGAGTGCGGCCAATCGCTGGGAACGCAGATCCTGGATCGCGCCCTGGCCGGATTCAACCGTGTGATGGAACAGGGCGTGGAGCCCCTGGCCCGCTTGATCTGGGAGCCCAAAGGCCAGCGCTCACCCAAGCGCGACGGCCTGCAATCGCCGCTGCGTGAACCGCCGATCACCGCCGATCCGATGGCGCTGCGGCTCCAGGAGAACAATCCCGAAACTCTTAGCGCCGATGAGGGCGCACCTCTGGCACCCGATCTGCCGCCGCCGCTGCTGCTGCAAGACGGGCAGGAGCTTCCCGCCGATCCCGACGCCACCACAGCTGATCCAGCGCTGGTGCCCGCCCAGCCCCAGGCCGATGCGCTCAACCCTGGGGTGAATCAACCGCCTGGGACGATGCCGCAGGGGGCTCCGCCGCCCCCACCCTTGCTTCCACCGCTGATGCCGCCGCCAGCGGCGCCACCACCGCTGCCCTAGGCGCCGGCGAGGGCGCGCACCACATCCCCGCGGGTGAGCACACCGACGGGCTTGTTGGCTGCATCGAGCACGAACAGGCGCTGGGTGCTGCGGTCGTGAAGCTGACGGGCCGCTGCCGGCAGTTGGGTATCGGGGCTGCAGTGATGCGGGTGCTTGCTCATCAGTTCACCCACGGTGCTGCCGAGCACCTGATGCACCTCCTTATCCCAGTTGAGAGGGTTGCGCAGATAGATCACCGAATCGAGCAGCAGCACGTACGGGCCGGCATCGAAGCCGCTCTCGCGCACCATCAGGTCCTGCTCGGTGAGCTCACCCACCAGGGCGCCGCTCTCATCCACCACGGGCAGGCCACTGATGTGGTGCTCGCTCATCAGCTTCACCGCCTCCTGCAGCGGTGTGGTGGTGGAGACACTGCGCACCGGCGTGGTCATCACTTCGGACACGCGGCGTTCAACGACCATGGCAGGCTCGGGACTGGCGCCATTGTGACCCGCCATGAACGCAGTCCAGTGCCGCCGCCTGGCGGATGGCCTCACCGTGGGCCGCGCCGCAATCGGCCTACCCTTGATTGCTGCCCTGAGCATTGGCCAGTCAGCCCTGGCCTGGTGGCTGTTGCTGCTGGGCGGCCTCAGCGATGCCGCCGACGGCTGGCTGGCCCGGCGAGCCGGCGGCGGTTCGGTGTGGGGGGCCCGCCTGGATCCCCTCACCGACAAGATCCTGATCCTGGCGCCGCTGCTCTGGCTGGGCGCTAGCGGCAGCCTGCCCCTGTGGGCGATCTGGCTGCTGTTGGCCCGTGAGCTGCTGATCTCCGGCTGGCGTGCCGGCCAGGGCAGCGGCGGCCCCGCCTCCTGGAGCGGCAAGGCCAAAACGATCCTGCAATTCGCGTCTCTGTTGTTGCTGCTCTGGCCCCAGGGCTGGGGGCCCGCCACAACGATCGAAGCGCTCCACAGCCTTGGCTTCTGGCTGTTCTGGCCCTCGCTGCTGCTGGCCCTCAGCTCCGCCTGGGGCTATGTGCGCAAGGCCTGAACAACCTCAGCCAATCAGGGCCTCATCGCCGCTGAAATCAGGACTGGTGGGCATCCGCTTGGCGTAGTCGTTGGTGTAGCTGTCGGCCATCGCCGCCTCCACGCTGTAGGCCGGGGTCCAGGCGAGCTCGCGCTGCACGCGGGTCACATCGGTGAGGAAATGGGCCATCCGCAGCGGGAAGGCTTTGCGCGCTTTTTTGTCGAGCCCAGCGGGATCAAAGCTGCGGATCTCCACCGACGCCGGATCCTTGCCGCAGGCGCGGGCCGCAGCGGCCACCAGGCCGCGGAAGGTGATGCCCTGCACGCTGCTGCAGTTGTAAATGCGGTTGGCGGCGGCATCCACACCGAGGCTCAGGGCCATCGCCGCAGCCAGATCGTTCACGTGGCCCAGCTGCGTGATCGTGCTGCCGTCGCCAGGCAGCGGCACCGGCCGGCCGTGCACGATCCGATCAAAGAACCAGCTCTCCACCGGGTTGTAGTTGCCGGCACCCACGATGTAGGTGGGGCGGAAGCTGGTGAAGGGGATCTTCTCGGCCGTGAGCCAGGCCTCGGTGTCGAGCTTGCCGCTGTGGCGGCTCTGGGGATCGGTGGGGGAGTCTTCAGTGAGGGGCCAGAGCTCGCTGTCGGCGTACACGCCGGCGGAGCTCACGTAGAGGAAGCGGTGGCTGGGAGCACCGGTGCACTCGATCACGGCGCGGCTGTCGTCGAGGGTGCGGCCGGAGCTGTCGACGATCACATCGAAGCTGCGGCCCTGCAGGGCCGCTAGGCCTTCAGCGGTGCTGCGGTCGCCGCAGAGGTGCTCCACACCCGCGGGCACAGGGTTCTTACCGCGGGTGAAGAGAGTGAGTTCGTGGCCCTCGGAGAGCAGCTGCGCCACCAGGGGCTTGCCCACAAAGCGGGTGCCGCCCATCACGAGGATCTTCACGCCGGAGCTGATCAAACAGGCGGCCATTCAAAGCCTTGCCGCCCCACACTGGGGGGAACAGGCAGATGGCCGGATGGGACGGTTCCAAGAGGTGCTGCGCTCGCTCAACAACCTCAAGTTGCTGGCGGCGATCGGGCGCAGCGGCGGTGACCTGAGCAACGTGGCCGACCTGGTGGACAGCTTCATCGACAGCCCCCAGATGGCCGACTGCATCCGCCGTTTCCGAGCGCTGCCCGGCGGAGCCGAGCTAATGGACAGCCGCTATCCCCCGCTGCAGCCCGACATCGAACGCCTGCGCCAGCTGCCCGCCGGCAGCCTCGGGGAGCGCTACGCCCGCCTGATCACCAAACTCGGCTACGACCCGGAGTTCTTCCGCCCGCGGCCCACCGACACCGAGGCCCAGTGGCTCACGCAACGCATCGCCACCACCCACGACATCCATCACGTGGTGTGCGGCTTCGGTACCGAACCTCAGGGGGAAGGCGGTGTACTGGCGGTGACCGCCGCCCAGATCGGCTTCCCGGCCTATGTGCTGCTCACCAGCGCCAGCCAGCTGGCCAGCTTCCGCTTCCAGATCGAGCGCTTTGAAGCGATCAGCCGCGCCATCAGCCACGGCCATGCGATGGCGCGGCAGGCCAGCTGCCTGGCGGCCGCCCGCTGGGAGGAGGGCTGGGAACAACCGGTGAGCCAATGGCGCCTGGAGCTGGGCATCAGCGATCCCGCCGACGCGGAGAGTTACGGCCTGGCCGCCCAGCTGCCATGAAGCTGCCTCAGCGCTGGACGGCCCAGCCCGCAAGCCTCGGCCTCAGCCAGGGCTACCGCCACTTCCAGCTGCTGGGAGAGCAAGGCAAAGGAGCCGAGCGGGCTGCTCGCCTGGAAGCCGTGCTCGATCGCCAGTGCCGGCTGCTGGTGCCCCTGCGCCAGCTGAAGGATCGGGGCCTCTGGCAGCCTGGCTGGCAATCGTTGCGCCGGCCGGCCGCCATGCAGATCATCCCCGCCATCGACCTGCTCGACGGCCACTGCGTGCGGCTGCACCAGGGCGACTACGACCAGGTGACCCGCTTCAACGACGACCCGGTGGCCCAGGCGCTCGACTGGCAGCGCCAGGGTGCCAAGCGGCTCCACCTGGTGGACCTCGATGGCGCAAAAACCGGCCAGCCGATCAACGATCAGGCCGTCAAGGCCATCACCGCAGCCCTCTCCATCCCCGTGCAGCTGGGCGGCGGCGTGCGCAGCGCCGAGCGCGCTGAAGAGCTGCTGGCCTGCGGCCTCGATCGCGTGATCCTCGGCACCGTGGCGATCGAGAAGCCCGAGCTGGTGAAGGAGCTGGCCGCGCGCCATCCCGGCAAGGTGGTGGTGGGCATTGATGCCAAAGACGGCCTGGTGGCCACCCGCGGCTGGATCGAAACCAGCACCGTGAAGGCCACCGATCTGGCCAAGAGCTTCGAAGGCTGCGGCGTCGCCGCGATCATCAGCACCGATATCGCCACCGACGGCACCCTGGCGGGCCCGAACCTCGAGGCGCTGCGCGCCATGGCCGAGGCCAGCAGCATCCCGGTGATCGCCTCGGGCGGTATCGGCACCCTCGAAGACATCCTCTCGCTGCTCTCGATCGCACCACTTGGGGTGGAAGGCGTGATCGTGGGCCGCGCCCTCTACGACGGCACCGTGGATCTGGCGGAGGCGTTGCAAGCGATTGGTCCGGAACGCTTACAAGACGCACTCACTTCGCCTACGGGTTCTATAACGGTGTAAGCCACACACGCCTGTTTTGGGGGCGACATCCCTTCCTCACACCGCTGAGCAGCAGATCCATAGCGGTCTTGAGGGGGCGATTGCGCGCTGCCGCGATCTGGGCATGCGGCTCTCGCGGCAGCGCCGCATGGTGCTGGAGCTGCTCTGGGATGTGAAAGATCACCTGAGCGCCCGCGACATCTTCGAGAAGCTCAATGCCCGGGGCCGCAACATTGGCCACACCTCGGTGTATCAAAACCTCGAGGCCCTGCAGAGCGCTGGTGTGATCGAGTGCCTGGATCGCGCCAGCGGCCGGCTGTATGGCTACCGCAGCGATCCCCACAGCCACCTCACCTGCCTCAACACCGGCGCCATTCAGGATCTCGATGTGGAACTGCCACCGGAGCTGCTGCGCCAGATCGAGGAGCACACCGGCTTCTCCATCGAGACCTACACCCTGCATTTGAGCGGCCGCCCCCGCTGAGCTGGAGATCTCTGGCCGAGGCCGTTAACGTGCGCGCCAGATTGCATCACCTGGCGCACGTGCCTGAGGCCAAGGCCGCACCTCACTTGCTGATCCTGGCCGAACCGCTGCTGCGCGAGGGCTTGGTGCGGCTGCTGGAGCGCGAACACCGCATCAGCACCGAGCCCGCCGGCTCCGTTGGCGCCGTGCAGCTGGTGGTGTGGAGCTGCGGCGGCGACCTGCCCCTCGCCAGCCTCCAGCACGAACTGCAGCAGTTGAAGGAGCGCTGGCAACCGGCACCTGTGTTGCTGCTCTTACCAGGCCAAACGCCTTATCCCAGCGAAGCGCTGCTGCGCCTCAGCACGGAGGGATTGCTGCAGCAGGCCGAGCCCAGCGAGATCCCTGCAGCGGTGGCCACCCTGTTGAACGGTGGCCGCGTTGTGGAACTGCGTCCCCTGGCGGCCAGCACCCCTGAGGCCGAACCCGTTGGCTTCGGCCAGTGGCTGCTGCGCAGTGGCCTCCTCCAGATTCAGGCGGAACAGCGCCGCTGCGAGCGTTGGCTGGAGCAGTGCGGTGGGGGCCTGAGCCGGCTGCTGCTGCAAGGCCGGCTGAGGGAGCTTGCGGCGGCACGCCGGCTCCTGCTCTGGCTCTGGGGGCCGGTGAGCATGGCGTTCCCGGAACCGGTGGCTCCACGTGCGTCCCACCCCGCGCCGCCCCAGAGCCTGGCGATCACCGTGCGACAACGCACCGCCGAAGGGGTGTGGCAAGCGATCCAACAACGCATCACCGCGGCTATCTCTGCCGAGTTGAGCAACCGCAGCGGCCAGCTGTTGGCCCTCGACGGCCTCACCGAGGAGCACCGCCGCGATCTGCTGCTGGCCCTGATCAGCCAGCTGGATCTGCTGATCACCCGTCTGCGCCATGAACAGCTGCGGGGCGAAGAGCTCGAGAAGCGCTGGCTTCAACAGCAGCCGGAGCTGCGCCGCCTATCGCTGCGGGCGATGGCCGGCGACTACGTGCAGCTCCCCCAACAGGGTGGATTGCTGCCGGTGGCCGAAAGCCTGAGCAGCGCCAGCCAGCTGGACGGTCTGGATCCCGATCTGCCTCTGGCGCTGCCGATGCTCGCGGCCCTGGTGCAGGCCCAGCCGCTGCTGGTGGACGGCCGGCTGTTGGCACCGGATGAACCCCAGGCGC contains the following coding sequences:
- a CDS encoding DUF3685 domain-containing protein, with protein sequence MPEAKAAPHLLILAEPLLREGLVRLLEREHRISTEPAGSVGAVQLVVWSCGGDLPLASLQHELQQLKERWQPAPVLLLLPGQTPYPSEALLRLSTEGLLQQAEPSEIPAAVATLLNGGRVVELRPLAASTPEAEPVGFGQWLLRSGLLQIQAEQRRCERWLEQCGGGLSRLLLQGRLRELAAARRLLLWLWGPVSMAFPEPVAPRASHPAPPQSLAITVRQRTAEGVWQAIQQRITAAISAELSNRSGQLLALDGLTEEHRRDLLLALISQLDLLITRLRHEQLRGEELEKRWLQQQPELRRLSLRAMAGDYVQLPQQGGLLPVAESLSSASQLDGLDPDLPLALPMLAALVQAQPLLVDGRLLAPDEPQALLHLELLISNWLIRTAELISAEILSCCSTWPELRRYLLRPELLATRNLERLRNQLNSQQRWDNLFERPVQLYESRRLLFGMQEGAITPLLLTEPRDGELRQLSWSQQLITLSLEARDALAPQLQSFVRRVGDLLVVVLTQVIGRAIGLVGRGILQGMGRSVGRS
- the hisA gene encoding 1-(5-phosphoribosyl)-5-[(5-phosphoribosylamino)methylideneamino]imidazole-4-carboxamide isomerase, which gives rise to MQIIPAIDLLDGHCVRLHQGDYDQVTRFNDDPVAQALDWQRQGAKRLHLVDLDGAKTGQPINDQAVKAITAALSIPVQLGGGVRSAERAEELLACGLDRVILGTVAIEKPELVKELAARHPGKVVVGIDAKDGLVATRGWIETSTVKATDLAKSFEGCGVAAIISTDIATDGTLAGPNLEALRAMAEASSIPVIASGGIGTLEDILSLLSIAPLGVEGVIVGRALYDGTVDLAEALQAIGPERLQDALTSPTGSITV
- a CDS encoding Coq4 family protein, encoding MGRFQEVLRSLNNLKLLAAIGRSGGDLSNVADLVDSFIDSPQMADCIRRFRALPGGAELMDSRYPPLQPDIERLRQLPAGSLGERYARLITKLGYDPEFFRPRPTDTEAQWLTQRIATTHDIHHVVCGFGTEPQGEGGVLAVTAAQIGFPAYVLLTSASQLASFRFQIERFEAISRAISHGHAMARQASCLAAARWEEGWEQPVSQWRLELGISDPADAESYGLAAQLP
- a CDS encoding CDP-alcohol phosphatidyltransferase family protein produces the protein MNAVQCRRLADGLTVGRAAIGLPLIAALSIGQSALAWWLLLLGGLSDAADGWLARRAGGGSVWGARLDPLTDKILILAPLLWLGASGSLPLWAIWLLLARELLISGWRAGQGSGGPASWSGKAKTILQFASLLLLLWPQGWGPATTIEALHSLGFWLFWPSLLLALSSAWGYVRKA
- a CDS encoding CBS domain-containing protein, encoding MVVERRVSEVMTTPVRSVSTTTPLQEAVKLMSEHHISGLPVVDESGALVGELTEQDLMVRESGFDAGPYVLLLDSVIYLRNPLNWDKEVHQVLGSTVGELMSKHPHHCSPDTQLPAAARQLHDRSTQRLFVLDAANKPVGVLTRGDVVRALAGA
- a CDS encoding NAD-dependent epimerase/dehydratase family protein, translated to MKILVMGGTRFVGKPLVAQLLSEGHELTLFTRGKNPVPAGVEHLCGDRSTAEGLAALQGRSFDVIVDSSGRTLDDSRAVIECTGAPSHRFLYVSSAGVYADSELWPLTEDSPTDPQSRHSGKLDTEAWLTAEKIPFTSFRPTYIVGAGNYNPVESWFFDRIVHGRPVPLPGDGSTITQLGHVNDLAAAMALSLGVDAAANRIYNCSSVQGITFRGLVAAAARACGKDPASVEIRSFDPAGLDKKARKAFPLRMAHFLTDVTRVQRELAWTPAYSVEAAMADSYTNDYAKRMPTSPDFSGDEALIG
- a CDS encoding Fur family transcriptional regulator, producing the protein MRLSRQRRMVLELLWDVKDHLSARDIFEKLNARGRNIGHTSVYQNLEALQSAGVIECLDRASGRLYGYRSDPHSHLTCLNTGAIQDLDVELPPELLRQIEEHTGFSIETYTLHLSGRPR